A stretch of Deinococcus roseus DNA encodes these proteins:
- a CDS encoding DEAD/DEAH box helicase, giving the protein MSGLNLTLAEVQAGFTKGEWSRALGLVRAGAVRETEWIERKSLLICGVMSSNRRDLYEVMIRLKPGKRSLSIEGECSCYMGYNCKHVAAALIAWITALEAERTAVPETAHETVLTAEAVPELNEEDSKRLRLIRFIWEHKKALHEPYLSQFRDLHNKFPEAVQSELGETLWKAMARVLEDSGPGKVEAVQAQNKPEKPVSAKPAVPQSPPISLPAALQNWLDAATEPARPSGHTLLFVLQESQNNQGQPTLKFKTHAARRNKEGLKDIKVYEVGSSSAQYVKVDMELMGALGQIQDWKGIKDLPLTPHVLRSALETARVYVHGRWDKPVRLGEARRGRLTWTTHADGLQRPGLLVPGASVVLPISRPWYLDSSTLELGPVETDFSAEDLQRFLSIPALRPEHTQLLAETLAGHFAGRFPAPAVLPMKRTNAPLVPRITLCSDSVSFGYYALGERVHSLKMEWTYLGQAVTDQAAPELHVVQTDRVLTLPRDSKAEQATLTRLKKLGFEETEKVHKYQLPDRLKSRWTFKTSQQKYFSAEQLWLEFIAIQVPVLKAQGWEVRYDPSFDFQVAEVGGWYADLEEGNDWFGLELGVMVQGQKISVLPLLVSLIRSMPASTLSEQLRSMDDASMLYSRLENGMLVPLPVQRVRSLLGTLVELYGQTGLKEGKVRLPLLDAARLAELEQDLKPEWSGGEKLRALGQKLRDFTGMQAAPLPTGLNAQLRPYQQEGLNWLQFLREYGLNGILADDMGLGKTLQTLTHLLLEKEQGRLKNPALIVAPTSLMHNWLSEAQKFTPDLKVLVLQGKDRKQDFEKIKDHDVVLSTYPLISRDFEVLAQHTFHSIILDEAQNIKNARSATSKAIHLLKSQHRLCLTGTPLENHLLELWSLFHFLMPGFLGDERQFGQLYRNPIEKQGDVLRRAALAKRIKPFILRRTKQQVARELPEKTEMVIKLDLEGSQRDLYETLRVAVQKRVQEEIASKGLARSHIMILDALLKLRQVCCDPRLLSITEARKVKTSVKLDWFTETLPSMVEEGRRILVFSQFATLLGMLEETLQTLKIPYSKITGETGDRKIQIEQFQSGKTHVFLISLKAGGVGLNLTAADTVIHYDPWWNPAAENQATDRAYRIGQDKPVFVYKLITAGTLEEKILEMQARKAALASGILEGGLGEGQSLTPEDVQNLFAPL; this is encoded by the coding sequence ATGTCTGGTCTGAATCTGACGCTGGCTGAGGTGCAAGCTGGTTTTACCAAAGGAGAATGGTCCAGGGCACTGGGATTGGTGCGGGCTGGAGCGGTTCGGGAAACAGAGTGGATTGAACGCAAAAGCCTGCTGATCTGTGGGGTGATGAGCTCCAACCGCCGTGACCTCTACGAGGTGATGATTCGCCTGAAACCGGGCAAGCGCAGCCTGAGCATCGAAGGAGAATGCTCCTGCTACATGGGCTACAACTGCAAACATGTGGCTGCTGCCCTGATCGCCTGGATCACCGCCCTGGAAGCGGAAAGAACAGCTGTTCCTGAAACTGCCCATGAAACCGTTTTGACAGCAGAGGCAGTCCCAGAACTGAATGAAGAAGACAGCAAACGGCTCAGGCTGATCCGTTTCATCTGGGAGCACAAAAAAGCCCTGCATGAGCCTTACCTTTCACAATTTCGTGATCTGCACAACAAATTTCCTGAGGCAGTGCAATCAGAACTGGGAGAGACGCTCTGGAAGGCCATGGCACGGGTGCTGGAAGATTCGGGTCCTGGCAAAGTTGAAGCTGTGCAGGCTCAAAACAAACCTGAAAAACCTGTTTCAGCAAAGCCTGCTGTGCCCCAGAGCCCTCCCATCAGCCTGCCTGCAGCATTGCAAAACTGGCTGGATGCAGCCACCGAGCCCGCCCGCCCCTCTGGGCACACCCTGCTTTTTGTTTTGCAGGAAAGCCAGAACAACCAGGGGCAACCCACCCTGAAATTCAAGACCCATGCGGCCCGCAGAAACAAAGAGGGCCTGAAGGACATCAAGGTCTATGAGGTGGGCAGTTCCAGTGCCCAGTACGTGAAGGTGGACATGGAACTGATGGGTGCCCTGGGCCAGATTCAGGACTGGAAGGGCATCAAGGATTTGCCCCTCACCCCACATGTGCTGAGAAGTGCACTGGAAACGGCAAGGGTTTACGTGCATGGCCGCTGGGACAAACCTGTGCGTCTGGGAGAGGCCCGCAGGGGAAGGCTGACCTGGACCACCCATGCAGATGGGTTGCAGCGTCCGGGGCTGCTGGTGCCAGGGGCCAGTGTGGTGCTTCCCATTTCACGCCCCTGGTACCTGGATTCCAGCACGCTGGAACTGGGGCCTGTGGAAACGGATTTTTCTGCAGAAGACCTGCAGCGCTTCCTGAGCATTCCTGCCTTGCGTCCAGAACACACCCAGTTGCTGGCTGAGACCCTGGCAGGACATTTCGCAGGTCGGTTTCCAGCGCCAGCCGTGCTTCCCATGAAGCGCACGAATGCTCCGCTGGTGCCGCGCATCACTTTGTGTTCGGACAGTGTGAGTTTCGGGTACTACGCGTTGGGGGAGCGGGTTCACAGCCTGAAAATGGAATGGACTTATCTGGGTCAGGCTGTGACAGATCAGGCTGCTCCAGAATTGCATGTGGTCCAGACAGACCGGGTGTTGACCCTGCCCAGAGACAGCAAAGCAGAGCAGGCCACCCTGACCCGCCTGAAAAAACTGGGGTTTGAGGAAACCGAAAAAGTTCACAAATACCAGCTGCCAGACCGCCTGAAATCCCGCTGGACTTTTAAAACCAGCCAGCAGAAATACTTTTCTGCCGAGCAGTTGTGGCTGGAATTCATTGCAATCCAGGTGCCTGTCCTGAAAGCGCAAGGCTGGGAGGTGCGTTACGACCCCAGCTTCGATTTTCAGGTTGCAGAAGTGGGGGGCTGGTATGCCGATCTGGAAGAGGGCAACGACTGGTTCGGACTGGAGCTGGGGGTGATGGTGCAGGGTCAGAAAATCAGTGTGTTGCCCCTGCTGGTGTCCCTGATTCGCAGCATGCCTGCCAGCACACTCTCAGAGCAACTCAGATCCATGGATGATGCCTCGATGCTGTACTCCAGACTGGAAAATGGCATGCTGGTGCCCCTGCCCGTCCAGCGGGTGCGTTCCCTGCTGGGCACCCTGGTGGAATTGTACGGCCAGACCGGACTGAAGGAGGGCAAAGTCCGGCTTCCGCTGCTGGACGCTGCAAGGCTGGCAGAGCTGGAACAGGACCTCAAACCCGAATGGTCTGGTGGGGAAAAGCTGCGGGCACTGGGCCAGAAACTCCGGGATTTTACGGGCATGCAGGCTGCACCGCTTCCCACAGGGCTGAATGCACAACTCAGGCCCTACCAGCAAGAAGGCCTGAACTGGCTGCAATTCTTACGGGAATACGGCCTAAATGGCATTCTTGCAGATGACATGGGCCTGGGGAAAACCCTGCAGACCCTCACGCACCTGTTGCTGGAAAAAGAACAGGGCCGCCTGAAAAACCCTGCCCTGATCGTTGCTCCCACCTCTCTGATGCACAACTGGCTCTCCGAGGCCCAGAAATTCACCCCAGATTTGAAAGTGCTGGTTTTGCAGGGCAAGGACCGCAAGCAGGACTTTGAGAAGATCAAAGACCATGATGTGGTGCTCAGCACCTACCCGCTGATCTCCCGTGATTTTGAGGTGCTTGCACAGCACACTTTCCACAGCATCATTCTGGATGAAGCCCAGAACATCAAGAACGCCAGAAGTGCCACCAGCAAGGCCATTCATTTGCTGAAAAGCCAGCACCGCCTGTGCCTGACCGGAACCCCGCTGGAAAACCATTTGCTGGAACTCTGGTCGCTGTTTCACTTCCTGATGCCTGGATTTCTGGGGGATGAAAGGCAATTCGGGCAACTGTACCGCAATCCCATCGAAAAGCAGGGAGATGTGTTGCGGCGGGCAGCCCTGGCAAAGCGCATCAAGCCTTTCATTTTGCGCAGAACCAAGCAGCAGGTGGCCAGAGAACTCCCTGAAAAGACCGAGATGGTCATCAAACTGGATCTGGAAGGCAGCCAGCGGGACCTTTACGAGACCCTGCGGGTTGCCGTGCAGAAAAGGGTGCAGGAAGAAATCGCCAGCAAAGGTCTGGCCAGAAGCCACATCATGATTCTGGATGCGCTCCTCAAACTCAGGCAGGTGTGTTGTGACCCCAGATTGCTGTCCATCACAGAGGCCAGAAAAGTCAAAACCTCAGTGAAGCTGGACTGGTTCACCGAAACCCTCCCCAGCATGGTGGAAGAAGGCCGCAGGATTCTGGTGTTTTCACAGTTTGCCACCCTGCTGGGCATGCTGGAAGAGACCTTGCAGACCCTGAAAATTCCATATTCCAAAATCACCGGGGAGACAGGTGACCGCAAAATCCAGATCGAGCAATTCCAGTCTGGCAAGACGCATGTGTTCCTGATCAGCCTGAAAGCTGGGGGGGTGGGGCTGAACCTGACGGCAGCGGATACAGTGATTCACTACGATCCGTGGTGGAATCCTGCTGCGGAGAATCAGGCGACAGATCGGGCCTACCGGATCGGGCAGGACAAACCGGTGTTTGTGTACAAACTGATCACAGCTGG
- a CDS encoding DUF4384 domain-containing protein, with the protein MKKMLLMFSLLTLSSTLPAQAAPSVTSQGVIVNPYYTDLQAHLWLDRAGNTPDYASGEEIQFFTQVNEDAYVYLFNLDAYGRVDLILPNRFSAGAHFVQAGDQVAFPDQNDGFAFEVAPPRGLNQIILLASKTPLDLDRVADFRFGNTYRTSFADSPDEFVDKMSVVLSDVWDEDWVTDTVYYNIY; encoded by the coding sequence ATGAAAAAGATGCTGCTGATGTTTTCCCTTTTGACCCTTTCCAGCACTTTGCCCGCTCAGGCTGCGCCCTCGGTGACCTCTCAGGGTGTGATTGTGAACCCGTATTACACCGATCTGCAGGCCCACCTGTGGCTGGACCGCGCTGGAAACACCCCCGATTACGCTTCTGGAGAAGAAATCCAGTTTTTCACCCAGGTCAATGAAGATGCCTACGTGTACCTGTTCAACCTGGATGCTTATGGCCGGGTGGATCTGATCCTGCCCAACCGCTTCTCTGCCGGAGCGCACTTTGTGCAGGCTGGGGATCAGGTGGCTTTTCCAGACCAGAACGATGGTTTTGCTTTTGAGGTGGCCCCTCCCAGAGGCCTGAACCAGATCATTCTGCTGGCTAGCAAGACTCCGCTGGATCTGGACCGGGTGGCGGATTTCCGCTTTGGCAACACCTACAGGACCTCTTTTGCGGATTCTCCAGATGAATTTGTGGACAAAATGTCTGTGGTGCTCAGTGACGTCTGGGACGAAGACTGGGTGACCGATACGGTGTACTACAACATCTACTGA
- a CDS encoding ABC transporter substrate-binding protein → MKKALLTAGILTTGLLISGLSFAQNKNAVIGVSIPAADHGWTGGVVYWANRTKTELEKQYPGLKVIVKTAKDANDQANQLQDLLTVNKIDTLVVLPYESGPLTRPIKQLHDKGVFVTVVDRGLTDETAQDAYVAGDNPGMGKVSAEYLGKQLGGKGQIVVLRGIPTVIDNQRVDAFEATLKAKYPNIKILDKKFANWNRDDGFKVMQDFLTRFPRIDAVWAQDDDIAVGVLKAMDQAKRTEVKFVLGGAGMKEFIKKVMDGDKLVTGDVTYAPSMIADAMKLTAKSVVTGSKMAKTTIIPSVLITKQNAKNYYYPDSPF, encoded by the coding sequence ATGAAAAAAGCACTTCTGACTGCAGGAATTCTCACCACAGGACTTCTCATCTCGGGGCTGTCCTTTGCCCAGAACAAGAACGCCGTGATTGGCGTTTCCATTCCCGCTGCCGACCACGGCTGGACCGGAGGGGTGGTGTACTGGGCCAACCGCACCAAAACCGAACTGGAGAAGCAGTACCCGGGCCTCAAAGTCATTGTGAAAACCGCCAAGGACGCCAACGATCAGGCCAACCAGTTGCAGGATTTGCTGACCGTCAACAAAATTGACACCCTGGTGGTGCTGCCCTATGAGTCCGGTCCCCTGACCCGGCCCATCAAGCAACTGCACGACAAGGGGGTCTTTGTGACCGTGGTGGACCGTGGTCTCACCGATGAGACCGCCCAGGACGCTTACGTGGCCGGAGACAACCCCGGAATGGGCAAGGTCAGCGCAGAATACCTTGGGAAACAGCTGGGCGGCAAAGGGCAGATTGTGGTGCTGCGCGGCATCCCCACCGTGATTGACAACCAGCGGGTGGATGCTTTCGAGGCCACCCTCAAAGCCAAATACCCCAACATCAAGATCCTGGACAAGAAATTCGCCAACTGGAACCGCGATGATGGTTTCAAGGTCATGCAGGATTTCCTGACCCGTTTCCCCAGAATTGACGCGGTGTGGGCGCAGGACGATGACATCGCCGTGGGTGTCCTGAAAGCCATGGACCAGGCCAAACGCACCGAGGTCAAATTCGTGCTGGGCGGTGCAGGCATGAAGGAGTTCATCAAGAAGGTGATGGATGGAGACAAACTGGTCACGGGGGATGTGACTTACGCCCCTTCCATGATCGCTGACGCCATGAAACTGACCGCAAAAAGTGTGGTGACCGGCAGCAAGATGGCCAAAACCACCATCATTCCCTCGGTGCTGATCACCAAGCAGAACGCCAAGAATTACTACTATCCAGACAGCCCATTCTGA
- a CDS encoding ABC transporter permease has product MSQPEVKTTPASPRFRFDVLSYGPLLGLILLCIVGAVLNPDFATWGNISNVLTRTSLVGIIAIGATFVIISGGIDLSVGSLLALQSGVMILTLNHLVGSMGASVPTLLLGLLAAVVAGFVVGLLHGLLITRGRIEAFIVTLGTAAIFRAVLTELAQGGTLTFQNSKLADLYSPVYYAAPLGIPIPIVVFLAVALIAGLILNRTPFGRYVQAIGSNEQVARYATIRVDQVKVWVYVFQALCVTIATILYVPRLGSASNSTGLGFELEAIAAVIIGGTSLRGGNGKIFGTVIGAILLTTIGNVLNITSLISEYLNPAVQGVVIIIVAFLQRNRK; this is encoded by the coding sequence ATGTCACAGCCTGAAGTCAAAACCACCCCTGCAAGCCCGCGTTTCCGTTTCGATGTGCTCAGTTATGGTCCCCTGCTGGGCCTGATCCTGCTGTGCATTGTGGGTGCTGTCCTCAACCCGGATTTTGCCACCTGGGGCAACATCAGCAACGTGCTGACCCGCACCTCTCTGGTGGGCATCATCGCCATTGGGGCCACTTTTGTGATCATCTCTGGAGGGATTGATCTGTCTGTGGGGTCCTTGCTGGCCTTGCAGTCCGGGGTGATGATCCTGACCTTAAATCATCTGGTGGGCAGCATGGGGGCCAGTGTCCCGACGCTGCTGCTGGGTTTGCTGGCTGCGGTGGTCGCTGGGTTTGTGGTGGGGTTGCTGCACGGCTTGCTGATCACCCGTGGTCGCATCGAGGCCTTCATCGTGACCCTGGGAACGGCGGCCATTTTCCGGGCCGTGCTGACCGAACTGGCCCAGGGGGGCACCCTGACCTTTCAGAATTCCAAACTGGCAGACCTCTACAGCCCCGTCTATTACGCCGCCCCCCTGGGCATTCCCATTCCCATCGTGGTGTTTCTGGCTGTGGCCCTGATTGCAGGATTGATCCTCAACCGCACCCCATTTGGACGCTATGTGCAGGCCATTGGCAGCAACGAGCAGGTGGCCCGGTACGCCACCATCCGGGTGGATCAGGTGAAGGTGTGGGTGTACGTGTTCCAGGCGCTCTGTGTCACCATCGCGACCATCCTGTACGTGCCCAGGCTGGGCAGTGCCAGCAACAGCACCGGACTGGGGTTTGAATTGGAAGCCATCGCTGCTGTGATCATCGGGGGAACCTCCCTGAGGGGTGGCAACGGCAAGATTTTTGGAACTGTGATCGGGGCGATTTTGCTGACCACCATCGGGAACGTGCTCAACATCACCAGCCTGATTTCCGAGTACCTCAATCCAGCGGTGCAGGGGGTGGTGATCATCATCGTGGCGTTCCTGCAACGCAACCGCAAGTAG
- a CDS encoding sugar ABC transporter ATP-binding protein: protein MSFLAFQNISKSYGPVPVLHGVSFALQQGEVHAIIGENGAGKSTLMKILSGYTPSSSGELLLDGRPLQFKSNREAEQAGIVLIHQEFNLVEDLSITDNIFLGRELKNGLLLNDAAMQAQAKALLLQVGLDLDPRTRVRDLIIPHKQLVEIARALSRQARVLILDEPTATLTPTETDVLFSIMQELKSKGVTLLYISHKLDEVSRISDRVTVLRDGRFVTTRHTPEVNQLEMANLLVGRDLQDMFPEKAVLPEAKKVLEVRHVTVPGWAKDVSFDLREGEILGFAGLVGAGRTELFEGLLGLRPRTSGKTIYRGKELKIHNPRDAAKAGLVYLSEDRKGKGLLMDSLLRPNLTLSVLSLYAKPLLNFQAEQRALDNARMEYNIRADRSDTFARSLSGGNQQKLALAKIMQLNPDVIILDEPTRGVDIGAKREIYFLMAKLAWAGRSVIVISSELPELLGLCHRIVVMRQGEVMGVLEGKDLSETEVIQHATGVKRGDVHVTA, encoded by the coding sequence TTGTCGTTCCTGGCGTTTCAGAACATTTCCAAATCCTACGGACCGGTTCCGGTGTTGCACGGGGTCAGTTTTGCCCTGCAGCAGGGAGAGGTCCACGCCATCATCGGAGAGAATGGGGCAGGCAAAAGCACGCTCATGAAAATCCTTTCCGGGTACACCCCCAGCAGTTCAGGGGAACTGTTGCTGGACGGCAGACCCTTGCAGTTCAAAAGCAACCGAGAAGCAGAACAGGCAGGCATTGTGCTGATCCACCAGGAGTTCAATCTGGTGGAGGACCTGTCCATCACAGACAACATTTTTCTGGGCCGTGAACTGAAAAACGGCCTGCTTTTAAACGATGCTGCCATGCAGGCCCAGGCAAAAGCCCTGCTCTTGCAGGTGGGTCTGGACCTGGACCCCAGAACCCGCGTGAGAGACCTGATCATTCCGCACAAGCAACTGGTGGAAATCGCCCGTGCCCTTTCCCGGCAGGCCAGGGTCCTGATTCTGGATGAACCCACCGCCACCCTCACCCCCACCGAGACCGACGTGCTGTTTTCCATCATGCAGGAACTGAAATCAAAGGGGGTGACCCTGCTGTACATCTCCCACAAACTCGATGAGGTGAGCCGCATCTCAGACCGGGTGACGGTGCTCAGAGACGGGCGTTTTGTGACCACCCGCCACACCCCAGAGGTCAATCAGCTGGAAATGGCAAACCTGTTGGTGGGCCGTGACCTGCAGGACATGTTCCCGGAAAAAGCTGTCTTGCCCGAGGCCAAAAAGGTGCTGGAGGTGCGCCATGTTACGGTCCCCGGATGGGCAAAAGATGTCAGTTTTGACCTCAGGGAAGGGGAGATCCTGGGATTTGCCGGTCTGGTGGGTGCAGGCCGCACCGAGCTTTTTGAGGGGTTGCTGGGCCTCAGACCGCGCACCTCTGGAAAAACCATCTACCGGGGCAAGGAACTGAAAATCCACAACCCCAGAGATGCTGCGAAAGCCGGTCTGGTCTACCTCAGCGAGGACCGCAAAGGCAAAGGGCTCCTCATGGACAGTCTGCTCAGGCCCAACCTGACCCTCAGTGTGCTCAGCCTTTATGCCAAACCCCTGCTGAATTTTCAGGCAGAACAACGTGCTCTGGACAACGCCCGCATGGAGTACAACATCCGGGCAGACCGCTCAGACACCTTTGCAAGGTCGCTCTCCGGGGGCAACCAGCAGAAACTGGCCCTCGCCAAAATCATGCAACTGAATCCCGATGTGATCATTCTGGACGAACCCACCCGTGGGGTGGACATCGGGGCCAAACGGGAAATTTACTTTCTGATGGCCAAACTGGCCTGGGCGGGTCGCAGCGTGATTGTGATTTCCAGTGAACTCCCGGAATTGCTGGGGTTGTGTCACCGCATTGTGGTGATGCGCCAAGGCGAGGTGATGGGCGTGCTGGAAGGCAAGGACCTCAGCGAGACCGAAGTGATCCAGCATGCCACTGGCGTGAAAAGGGGAGACGTGCATGTCACAGCCTGA
- a CDS encoding helix-turn-helix transcriptional regulator, giving the protein MEDPAATIQAEERTYCQDTCAPLKAAARAGTLDLLAWGHDLYPGRSFEKHMVPEVRSVGTWNAPRKQDWGMDWHRNTGLEFGYVERGKLGFALETDSWLLHTGTLTLTRPFQRHRLGHPGIEASTYHWLLLDVGATGPQSEWHWPEWLVCSATDLQRFAALMQSHETPVWHGNAEVARCFSRIRAALLLPEPEQVAARLKLHINELVVGVLDLLDQQEHASQALPGAYRTVELFLHHLTGHLEQPWTLNSMAEHCNLGRSQFSHYCLSITNMTPIDHLNHQRLNLARQLLDQYLELSITEISNRCGFNSSQYFANSFKAREGCTPSEYRKRRFGGLSGRVPTL; this is encoded by the coding sequence ATGGAAGACCCTGCTGCCACCATCCAGGCTGAGGAGCGCACCTATTGTCAGGACACCTGTGCGCCCCTGAAGGCTGCAGCACGGGCGGGAACACTGGATTTGCTGGCCTGGGGCCATGACCTGTATCCAGGGCGCTCCTTTGAAAAACACATGGTTCCAGAGGTGCGCTCGGTGGGCACCTGGAACGCCCCCAGAAAACAGGACTGGGGCATGGACTGGCACCGCAACACCGGACTGGAATTCGGTTATGTGGAACGGGGAAAACTGGGTTTTGCCCTGGAAACGGACAGCTGGCTCCTCCATACTGGAACGCTGACCCTCACCCGGCCTTTCCAGAGGCACCGTCTGGGACATCCTGGCATTGAAGCCAGCACCTACCACTGGCTTTTGCTGGATGTGGGAGCCACAGGGCCCCAGTCCGAATGGCACTGGCCCGAATGGCTGGTGTGCTCTGCAACAGATTTGCAGCGTTTTGCAGCCCTGATGCAGAGCCACGAAACTCCGGTCTGGCACGGGAACGCAGAAGTGGCCCGCTGTTTCAGCCGCATCCGTGCAGCCCTGCTGCTTCCTGAACCCGAGCAGGTGGCTGCCAGACTGAAACTGCACATCAACGAACTGGTGGTGGGGGTGCTGGACCTGCTGGACCAGCAGGAACACGCCAGTCAGGCCCTCCCCGGAGCCTACCGCACTGTGGAGCTGTTTTTGCACCATCTGACGGGACATCTGGAGCAGCCCTGGACCTTAAACAGCATGGCTGAACACTGCAACCTGGGCCGCAGCCAGTTCTCGCATTATTGCCTGAGCATCACCAACATGACCCCCATTGACCACCTGAACCACCAGCGGCTCAATCTGGCACGGCAACTGCTGGATCAGTATCTGGAGCTGAGCATCACCGAGATCAGCAACCGTTGCGGCTTCAATTCCAGCCAGTATTTTGCCAACAGTTTCAAAGCCAGAGAAGGCTGCACCCCAAGTGAATACCGCAAAAGAAGGTTTGGGGGGTTGTCTGGTCGGGTGCCCACATTGTGA